The sequence ATTTTACTTTCAAAGATCTTTTTTATAAGCTTGTACAGTTTGTCGTGTGGGCCAAGTCCGTCACCGTGGCCTGTCAAAAATTTTTTGCCGGAAATGATAATTTCCTGGGCTTTTCTATAAACAGCAATGTTTAATTCTTTGGTAAAATAATCAAACATCCACATATCGTGGTTGCCCGTAAAAAAAACAACTGTGATGCCTTTGTCTGTGAGCTCTGCAAACTTGCCCTGGATCCTTATAAAACCCTTAGGGATGGCGTGCTTATACTCAAACCAAAAATCAAATATATCTCCTAATATAAATACAGCTTTTGCATCATTTTCTATACTGTTAAGCCATCTTACTATTTTTTTTTCCCTTTCAAGACTTTCAGCCGGGTTAGGCATACCGAGATGGAAATCGGAGGCGAAGTAAACTTTTTGACCGTTTTTGAGATGATCAATTGATTTTATCATTTATTTTTTAATGAGTATCCACTTTTATACCTAACCGCAAAGACGCAAAGGATAATTTTTAAAAAGACTTTGCGTCTTGGCCCCGAGTACTCGGGGGTGAAAAAAATTAGGTATGATTACGGATAGTCATGTATTTTTAGTAAGAAATTTAGTTTATCTCAACGCCAAATCTAAATGTTCTTTCCGGTAATTCTTTGGTTTTATCAAAAAAGTTGCAAAAAGTCTTGACTTTAGTACAAAAATCACCTATATTGTGAAAAAATATGAGCATTACTATGAAAAATTATTCTTTACAGGTAAAAAATCTCACATGCAAGAGCTATAACTGTATACAGAAGCTAAAGGAACAGTTAGAAAAAATTCATGTTCATGTAAATAATATAGTGCCGGGAAAGATCATTCTTACCAATAAGCCTGGTCAGTTTCGGTTGATGAGGATAAGGGTTGTTTTAAGAAATAATAAAATGCAGCTTATTGTTAGCAGAAAGCAAATGATCGTGGAAAAGATAAAAGGTACCATAAATAATTTAATTTTTAATAGCAAAATAAATATGAACAACTCTGATTATATAAGTGA comes from Cytophagales bacterium and encodes:
- a CDS encoding UDP-2,3-diacylglucosamine diphosphatase, producing MIKSIDHLKNGQKVYFASDFHLGMPNPAESLEREKKIVRWLNSIENDAKAVFILGDIFDFWFEYKHAIPKGFIRIQGKFAELTDKGITVVFFTGNHDMWMFDYFTKELNIAVYRKAQEIIISGKKFLTGHGDGLGPHDKLYKLIKKIFESKICQWLFAWIHPNAGIAIGHYASKRSRLAKDQKEKFMGEKEWLFNFCKQIESNSHHDYYIFGHRHLPMDMDVSENSRYINLGEWVHHCAYAVFDGEKLELKYFET